Below is a window of Plasmodium chabaudi chabaudi strain AS genome assembly, chromosome: 10 DNA.
tcttcagcagcttttttttttatttctttttttttcttttcttcatattcttttctttcttCAATTCTTTTTAATCTTTCTGTTTCCCAAGTAACAGATGCTTCCGTGTCGGATATTTCTGattcattttcaaaaaattgttcATAGGAGTTTTCAATAGACATTTTACTTTCTTTTCCTAATgctgaatatttatttacactttcattatttttgttaatgctatatatattattattcatcaTATCTTGGTTCTCTCTTTTATCAATCTCTAGATCGTTATAATTACTGCTATAATCAATATTAATGTTATCAtagttaatattattttccataaCGTTATCATTTAAACTAGTTGGTATATAGAGATCTTCATTGAATTCAAAACTTTTACTTCCAGTCATGTTCTTTTTATCAAACTCATTATTatccatattttcatattcgTTAAAGTTTAATCCATCATATTCATTAAGTTCATTCATTTTTACTTgactattatatatacataagtGTTAGTTTAATGCGTCTTTGGTGcatatatgcttatattttcaaattttgatatacaaaatatccacatataaatatttatacaatatatatttattattttgtttttttttgtgttcaTACATATTATGTGATGATCAGACTATTGAACACAAggtcataaaaaaagacggaaatttttataaatacatcATTTATATCAATTAATTTGGTggattcataaaaattatattttgggTTTTTATAAGCcgtaataattttaatacatatttatcttTGCATTATTGTGACTAGTCATGCTACTCccagtatatataaataggtGTACGCTGTGtacatatatgtttttaacgcaagaatttttattaggttcctttttatatataagctTTAggttattatttgataatctttatattatattttcttgttcttatatattcttGAATTTGTTCTATTCCAACTTTTTCTGttctttataaatattagtaaaattttgtatttaaatatgtataattatatttgctAAGATTTATAGTATTAAAATAGTGgaacatatatttcaataaaaatagttttattcatttctcAGTACaataagtatataattCGCTATTTCCATAgtttttaacaaaaaaaaatattataaaaatgtaattttattttcatataaattcatATGTTTAACATagtaaatatttgtataattaaataaattcgcatataatattttcattatatttatagttACGTAAATGTTTTTGTACTTGAAAATGAAccgtaaaaataaaaaaataaaatatatgggtataataatttttttccctttttagtataaaaaatataccaaccttataaatataaatacctGAACAATGgacacatatattttataataaatatcacaattgatattttatcatttttttcatttattaatgattattattattttttgtatgttATGATTTAATCATGAAGAATTATTGTGCGAAATATTTCGATGGAAAGCAATACCTTAAAAGTACATatctatattatcaaattaaatcttctatgttattattattgtatttCATGTTTAactattcatatattttaattatattgtcCATATAATATGGCTAGAAATTGTTTCGTGTGACATTATCAATATTAATGCATACCCAATTAAGCCcgtattcattatatacataGCATATAATTCCATACAaccttttaataatttaaattcaaaaaattccCAATCCTATacttatatacatttttccAATCATATGactaaatattaatttatatatacacataaataAACCAATAGCATATAACATGTACATATTATTCTTTCACAGAAGATATAcgcatatatacaaattcaCACTAATGTAcagatatataatattatatcattaacaattttttttaacaattcacatttttaattaaatttgttgTATATTTGCACATgcaattaaatatttttttctatcgGAGTAtgtaatatttcttttgaaTTAATATGACTCATATACAATACAACGGTGTatgcaaaatataatttattcaaCTTATATCTTTATCCTTTTGAGAAGTTTTATAAGAAAGTGTAGCCATATAGCTAAACATATTTAGAGAAGGAACCAAAGTAGCTAgctatttaattataaaataaatgcgtcagaataaaaatgaatagaTGGAATTTcagattaaaaaaatctgATGAGGGATATGATAAGATTACAGAACCTTTTggatataaatttgaaatGCATGCCAAAGAAGTATATGGAAATGGAGATAGTTATATGAAAcctgaaaaaaatataaataatttaagaaaattaaataaaaccggaaatgaaaaatcaaCAGATTATTCTATGGAagataaaattattgataaaaatgcatGGAACGTTTGTCTTAATGCATTTAAAGGGTTAatgatgaatatttttgttatgtTTATGTCTGGTGGCGCATCAGGAATTTTtggtattatttttatcatgtattcaatatataatattttaaaatcgttatttaatattaacgATGCATTTAAAGGTGTAGGAGAagatacaaataataaatttgtgATGCAGAAAATTTGTTTTGCCCTTATCAATTTTGTTGCTTTActttatattatgaat
It encodes the following:
- a CDS encoding clathrin light chain, putative; this encodes MNELNEYDGLNFNEYENMDNNEFDKKNMTGSKSFEFNEDLYIPTSLNDNVMENNINYDNINIDYSSNYNDLEIDKRENQDMMNNNIYSINKNNESVNKYSALGKESKMSIENSYEQFFENESEISDTEASVTWETERLKRIEERKEYEEKKKKEIKKKAAEDLKKWYEEMAVVIKENKQNSKKISEEKKKEKNLDNKIWLKVSQYLDLEKGEYFKENSRMKQVLLKLIKEEEAAS
- a CDS encoding ER membrane protein complex subunit 4, putative, with the protein product MNRWNFRLKKSDEGYDKITEPFGYKFEMHAKEVYGNGDSYMKPEKNINNLRKLNKTGNEKSTDYSMEDKIIDKNAWNVCLNAFKGLMMNIFVMFMSGGASGIFGIIFIMYSIYNILKSLFNINDAFKGVGEDTNNKFVMQKICFALINFVALLYIMNICSNSGLLPIRSADYFYFIPHQRIKQKSMMSVF